One genomic region from Acaryochloris thomasi RCC1774 encodes:
- a CDS encoding GFA family protein, whose translation MTAPYTGRCQCGQVRYEIRAEPLTVYACHCRECQRQSASAFGMSMPVPRAAVILLQGTPKQWSRTSDSGREVVCFFCGECGTRLFHNPTRNPQITNIKPGTLDDTRELRAVGNLWIRSAQPWIHCSEETLNYQGQPTPEEYSQLLDKFSLQMPVREE comes from the coding sequence ATGACAGCTCCATACACCGGGAGGTGTCAGTGTGGACAAGTTCGGTATGAGATTCGGGCTGAACCGCTGACTGTCTATGCCTGCCACTGCAGGGAGTGTCAGCGACAATCAGCCAGCGCTTTTGGGATGTCAATGCCGGTACCCCGTGCTGCCGTTATTTTGCTTCAAGGCACACCGAAACAATGGAGTCGAACGTCCGATAGTGGACGAGAGGTTGTCTGCTTCTTTTGTGGCGAGTGCGGCACGCGGCTGTTCCACAATCCAACTCGTAATCCGCAGATTACCAATATCAAGCCTGGAACGCTGGATGATACCCGTGAGTTACGAGCCGTCGGCAACTTGTGGATTCGCAGCGCTCAACCCTGGATACACTGCAGTGAGGAAACACTAAATTACCAGGGGCAACCTACTCCAGAAGAATATTCACAGCTATTGGACAAGTTCTCTTTGCAGATGCCCGTACGAGAAGAGTAA
- the cobM gene encoding precorrin-4 C(11)-methyltransferase, translating into MTVTALDSVQVTQKALAPAVYIVGAGPGDPELLTVKAQNILQQADVILYADSLVPKAMVKLAKPNAEVIPTSTQTLEDILPVMIERVRSGLSVVRLHSGDPTLYGAVHEQMQALAAADVPFEIIPGISAFQAAAAKLQVELTVPELVQTIILTRTSGRTNVPATEELASLAAHKASLCLYLSARHIDVAQKKLLKHYAAETPVAICYRVGWPDEKICIVPLHQMAEATESQKLIRTVLYMISPALEGHQSEARSRLYHPDHDHLFRP; encoded by the coding sequence ATGACTGTCACAGCTCTCGATTCTGTCCAGGTTACTCAGAAAGCACTTGCCCCTGCGGTTTACATTGTCGGGGCGGGTCCGGGCGATCCAGAACTGCTGACGGTGAAGGCTCAGAATATTCTGCAGCAGGCGGATGTGATTCTCTACGCTGATTCGCTGGTGCCAAAGGCAATGGTAAAGCTGGCAAAGCCGAATGCTGAGGTGATTCCAACCTCCACCCAGACTCTGGAAGATATTTTGCCGGTGATGATTGAGCGGGTGCGATCCGGGCTTTCCGTCGTTCGTCTCCACTCCGGTGACCCTACACTGTATGGAGCGGTCCATGAACAGATGCAGGCGCTTGCAGCAGCCGACGTGCCCTTTGAAATCATTCCCGGTATTAGCGCTTTCCAGGCTGCTGCCGCCAAACTTCAGGTAGAACTAACGGTACCCGAACTGGTACAGACGATTATTCTGACGCGCACCAGTGGCCGCACCAATGTGCCCGCAACGGAAGAACTCGCTAGCTTAGCGGCCCATAAAGCCAGTCTTTGCCTCTATCTCAGTGCTCGTCATATAGACGTAGCCCAAAAGAAGCTATTGAAACACTATGCGGCTGAGACACCCGTTGCTATTTGCTATCGAGTGGGCTGGCCTGATGAAAAAATTTGCATCGTTCCACTGCATCAAATGGCTGAAGCAACCGAATCTCAAAAGCTGATTCGGACAGTCCTGTATATGATTAGTCCTGCTTTAGAAGGGCATCAGTCAGAGGCGCGGTCTCGTCTCTATCATCCTGATCATGACCACCTATTTCGCCCCTAA
- a CDS encoding ester cyclase: MSQDRNQTQVLQFYQSFDDRNIDQALAMLAPNFVAHMAGIPELLNAEEFKAFGQTFYTAFSNSKHTFDQVIATDDQVVTCGTFTATHLGEFQGLPPTGKEIAIAIMHIDRLENGKIVEHWGQGDAQGLMQQLGIIFLPGPKLVPAIFKNLSSKLFK, translated from the coding sequence ATGTCTCAAGATCGCAACCAGACCCAAGTCCTCCAGTTCTATCAATCCTTTGATGATCGCAACATTGACCAAGCCTTAGCCATGCTGGCCCCGAACTTCGTTGCCCACATGGCCGGAATACCAGAGCTGCTGAACGCTGAGGAATTCAAAGCCTTTGGTCAAACCTTCTATACTGCTTTCTCCAACAGCAAGCACACCTTCGATCAGGTGATTGCGACTGATGATCAGGTCGTCACCTGTGGCACCTTCACGGCAACACATCTGGGTGAGTTCCAAGGTCTGCCGCCGACTGGGAAAGAGATTGCGATCGCAATCATGCACATCGACCGCCTAGAGAACGGAAAAATCGTTGAACACTGGGGCCAAGGTGATGCTCAGGGACTGATGCAGCAGCTAGGAATTATTTTCCTTCCTGGTCCTAAGCTGGTACCTGCAATATTCAAGAATCTGAGTTCTAAGCTATTCAAATGA
- a CDS encoding RNA polymerase sigma-70 factor: MDVSTLETFQQYQSLLFGIAYRMLGTIMDAEDMVQETFLRWQRASNNQVQSPKRYLTTIVTRLCIDRLRSAQVKREQYIGPWLPEPIVTSAADPAAKAEQADSLSMAFLVLLERLSPIERAVFLLREIFDYDYNTIGLIVEKSPSNCRQIARRAKQRIHDVRSRFSTSPHQREEITQQFLRACEQGDLQGLLNLLADDITLYSDGGGKVVAALKPLHRNVKVARFLLAINRRQQRLGLYSEAQFIQVNSQSGLLYTTANTIDSVMAFDVAQGHIQTLYFVRNPEKLRQASTDRDFASRTTLEASNRRK, from the coding sequence ATGGATGTCTCAACGCTAGAGACCTTTCAGCAATATCAATCGCTGCTGTTTGGCATTGCCTATCGAATGCTCGGCACCATCATGGATGCCGAAGATATGGTCCAGGAAACCTTTCTGCGCTGGCAGCGTGCCTCAAACAATCAGGTTCAATCCCCCAAACGTTACCTGACCACCATCGTTACCCGACTCTGCATTGATCGCCTCCGATCGGCACAAGTTAAGCGAGAGCAGTACATTGGCCCCTGGCTTCCTGAACCCATCGTCACTTCTGCCGCAGATCCTGCTGCCAAAGCAGAACAGGCTGATTCACTGTCAATGGCTTTTCTGGTCTTACTAGAGCGTCTATCCCCCATAGAACGAGCCGTTTTTTTACTGAGAGAGATCTTTGACTATGACTACAACACCATCGGCCTCATCGTAGAGAAAAGCCCCAGCAACTGCCGCCAAATTGCCCGCCGAGCCAAGCAGCGTATTCATGATGTGCGATCGCGTTTTTCTACCTCCCCTCACCAAAGAGAAGAAATCACACAACAGTTTCTCCGGGCTTGCGAACAAGGTGATCTGCAAGGATTGTTGAATCTTCTAGCAGACGACATCACCCTTTATTCCGATGGCGGAGGCAAAGTAGTTGCAGCCCTCAAGCCGCTCCACCGAAACGTAAAAGTGGCTCGCTTTCTGCTGGCAATCAATCGCCGTCAACAAAGGCTGGGACTGTATTCCGAGGCTCAATTCATCCAGGTCAATAGTCAATCTGGTCTGCTTTACACAACTGCAAACACGATTGATTCTGTGATGGCTTTTGATGTTGCCCAGGGCCATATTCAGACCCTTTACTTCGTTCGCAATCCAGAAAAGCTTAGACAAGCGAGCACTGATAGGGATTTTGCGTCCAGAACCACACTTGAAGCATCCAACAGAAGGAAGTGA
- a CDS encoding mechanosensitive ion channel family protein has translation MRIVNRRRLFPCLTLFVVTLSLCWTLLTPVQAQESAAIRAPVVVDGREILKVGKAGDFTAEERAEQVAGPLERAVSANKKPRIEVEERNNQPALMLNDRYLMTITAADVDAAISPQFQADRWANKLEDAIATAQSERSLQYREQAWIMAAAVALAALGIHLGLGRLQTFVLRRVLHQLPDPSESVEGNQGIRLSFRAILAIARLVLWCSAVLYIANLFPASRQLSYEVTTALNTVFTAPLFTVSNSAFSLIDLLILLALFWALVVGIGTLTQLLQTRILARTGMARGAQEIVAVIVKYALLVVGTIVLLQVWGLDLSSLTLLGSAVGVGIGFGFQDIAKNLGSGLVLLFERSVQVGDFIEVNDHMGTVERVGARSIILRTLDQISIIVPNSRLLEEEVINWSHNRAPSRLHLPVGVAYGSDLNAVKESLLKAAKDHTDVVKSPPPRVVFVGFGDSSLDFELLIWLRRPERQLLVKSDLYFHIDAILRQRNIEIPFPQRDLHVRSGEIRLSESLEAGLLHLLNGNAGHPSKSSQPNEEAP, from the coding sequence ATGAGAATCGTCAACAGGCGTCGCTTATTCCCCTGTTTAACTCTGTTTGTCGTTACCCTGTCGCTGTGCTGGACTCTGTTGACTCCTGTACAGGCTCAAGAAAGTGCCGCAATCAGAGCGCCAGTGGTGGTGGATGGCCGTGAAATTCTCAAGGTGGGTAAGGCCGGGGATTTTACAGCTGAGGAGCGGGCAGAGCAGGTCGCAGGGCCGCTGGAGCGAGCCGTTAGCGCCAACAAAAAGCCTCGAATTGAGGTTGAGGAGCGCAATAATCAGCCAGCGCTGATGTTAAACGATCGTTATTTGATGACGATTACGGCTGCTGATGTTGATGCTGCGATCTCCCCTCAATTTCAGGCCGATCGGTGGGCAAATAAGCTGGAGGATGCGATCGCAACGGCCCAATCTGAACGCAGTCTGCAGTACCGGGAGCAAGCCTGGATCATGGCTGCCGCCGTCGCTCTAGCCGCTTTAGGAATTCATTTGGGCTTGGGACGTCTTCAGACCTTCGTGCTGCGGCGGGTGTTGCACCAGCTCCCTGACCCCTCAGAATCAGTCGAAGGCAACCAGGGGATTCGCCTCTCTTTTAGGGCCATACTTGCGATCGCACGCCTCGTCCTTTGGTGTAGTGCAGTTCTCTACATCGCCAATCTCTTCCCGGCTTCCCGCCAGCTTAGCTATGAGGTTACGACCGCCTTAAATACCGTCTTTACGGCCCCTCTCTTCACCGTTAGCAACAGTGCCTTCTCACTGATCGATCTGCTGATCTTACTGGCGTTATTCTGGGCCTTGGTCGTAGGGATTGGCACCCTCACCCAGCTCCTGCAAACGCGCATCCTTGCCCGAACAGGAATGGCACGAGGCGCCCAGGAAATAGTTGCAGTAATCGTCAAATATGCCCTGCTGGTGGTCGGCACCATTGTGCTGCTGCAGGTTTGGGGACTGGACCTTAGTTCGCTCACCCTCTTGGGCAGTGCCGTGGGAGTTGGTATTGGCTTCGGATTTCAAGATATCGCTAAAAATCTGGGCAGTGGCTTAGTGCTGCTATTTGAGCGCTCGGTTCAGGTCGGAGACTTTATTGAAGTCAACGACCATATGGGCACCGTTGAACGGGTCGGTGCCCGCAGCATTATTTTGAGAACCCTTGATCAGATTTCAATCATCGTGCCCAACTCGCGACTGCTCGAAGAGGAAGTCATTAACTGGAGTCATAATCGTGCTCCTTCCCGACTGCATCTGCCTGTGGGTGTTGCCTACGGCTCTGATCTCAACGCTGTGAAGGAGTCACTCTTGAAGGCCGCTAAAGACCATACAGACGTCGTCAAAAGTCCACCTCCAAGGGTTGTCTTTGTTGGCTTCGGCGATAGTTCGCTAGACTTTGAGCTATTGATTTGGCTGCGACGACCGGAACGCCAGCTCCTTGTTAAAAGCGATCTGTATTTCCACATCGACGCAATTTTGCGGCAGAGAAACATTGAAATACCATTTCCGCAGCGCGATTTGCATGTTCGTTCAGGTGAAATCCGCCTGTCTGAGTCACTAGAGGCAGGCCTTCTCCATCTCCTAAATGGAAATGCAGGCCATCCTTCAAAATCCTCTCAGCCTAATGAAGAAGCTCCATAG
- a CDS encoding DUF1995 family protein — translation MVTVPQTLEASVTQAVEATRVAIASGKSRLQIELAIPELKAMPVAEQFLRQYPDLAETVKVFFSDAGAAALARRDWEGINCKLYGLEELWEPIQPEDQAFLIVASTAVEIKRVEKMCEEAGDRPFILLNPQLQDVAVIGIGAAGRQLRERFINTIEICYYLRPLEQGVLLRSFPNLWQLWWEQESGDYELLGENETRPGNERLAEMMESKLSPSQAPKKGILQSLQQFINALSQ, via the coding sequence ATGGTGACTGTTCCCCAAACTTTAGAAGCTTCTGTGACTCAGGCGGTTGAGGCGACGCGGGTTGCGATCGCATCCGGAAAATCCCGTCTCCAAATAGAGCTAGCCATCCCAGAGCTAAAGGCGATGCCGGTGGCCGAGCAGTTCCTCAGGCAATATCCAGATCTGGCTGAAACCGTAAAAGTCTTTTTCTCAGATGCCGGGGCAGCAGCGCTGGCACGGCGAGACTGGGAAGGCATCAACTGTAAGCTGTACGGCCTAGAGGAATTATGGGAGCCGATTCAGCCCGAAGACCAAGCCTTCCTAATTGTGGCCTCCACAGCCGTCGAGATTAAGCGTGTCGAGAAAATGTGTGAAGAAGCAGGCGATCGCCCGTTCATCTTGCTCAACCCTCAGCTTCAGGATGTCGCCGTGATTGGCATCGGTGCCGCCGGACGGCAGCTACGCGAGCGGTTCATAAACACCATCGAAATTTGCTACTATCTGCGGCCCCTAGAGCAGGGTGTACTGCTGCGGTCCTTCCCTAACCTTTGGCAGCTCTGGTGGGAACAGGAGTCCGGAGATTACGAGCTGTTGGGGGAAAATGAAACTCGACCCGGCAATGAGCGGTTAGCTGAGATGATGGAGTCAAAGCTTTCGCCATCACAGGCTCCGAAAAAAGGGATCCTTCAATCTCTGCAGCAGTTTATTAATGCCTTAAGCCAGTAA
- a CDS encoding GNAT family N-acetyltransferase has product MTLKIRPALANDIPLIDAYIRKKSEFDRAVGAYQGVLGVTPDKLQQTLFGAVPFAYVLFSELNDSPVGFALYGFRYSSFAGQPSIWLDDLYIDEMQRSQGAGAALMHHLAQIAQEYNCTHLAWTADARNIRGLQFYDRISATVTEQRGTRCFLSWAPKVGDRAKSHN; this is encoded by the coding sequence ATGACACTTAAGATTCGACCCGCACTTGCTAACGATATTCCGCTAATTGATGCCTACATCCGCAAAAAATCAGAGTTTGATCGTGCGGTCGGTGCCTACCAAGGTGTTTTGGGAGTCACCCCAGACAAGCTACAGCAAACACTGTTCGGCGCTGTTCCCTTTGCCTACGTCCTGTTTTCTGAACTGAACGATAGTCCCGTGGGGTTCGCTCTCTATGGTTTTCGGTATTCATCCTTTGCCGGACAGCCCAGTATCTGGCTTGATGATTTATACATCGATGAAATGCAGCGCAGTCAAGGAGCAGGGGCAGCTTTAATGCACCATCTCGCTCAGATTGCTCAAGAGTATAACTGTACCCACTTAGCTTGGACCGCCGATGCCCGCAATATTCGCGGACTGCAGTTCTATGATCGCATCAGTGCAACGGTGACGGAGCAACGAGGCACTCGTTGTTTTCTCTCCTGGGCACCTAAGGTTGGAGACAGAGCCAAAAGTCATAATTGA
- a CDS encoding mechanosensitive ion channel family protein, translating to MSHPLPLLRAVMRCRHFLPGPASLMLVGSMATPIMLAAPTPEAVQPQGGNIVERLLPFANGSEDIATGMVHLDGYRLVSITAPVIQSENRGSGTPSPIKQRISIVEDRLQSLVKENPETLTVTQQIDAATQLPVLYVNGQELMTVTNQDALLYSSDPDQWATELATLLQQALQRAQQERQADYLRQQARWAAGIGFVMLGGVLLMTWRQRYLKTQPFDTATTSSAAEEATEAGQTKDAALTIKDGKQLQHRRNTRRLKLLLLQLGKFALVAGGSFRILGLFPQTRWLQVMVLIGARVPLRLLGIVLLTYLLIRVSFVLIDRLFAAFRQQPFLPSIRSQRSTLRITTVARVLRGVSVVILTGIGALGMLAVLGIDLVPLLAGVSVIGLAVSFASQSLIKDTINGFFILLEDQYGVGDIIVVGAVSGLVEHMNLRITQLRDSEGRLITVPNSMVDIVQNLSKDWSRVDLFIDVAYSADPEQALAVVKQVAADLYCDRNWSQEILEPPDVLGIENLTHTGMTIRTWIKTVPLSQWNVSREFRRRLKLQLDAANIAIGIPQQRITTENGASYPTQRIDSGITLNKSEE from the coding sequence ATGTCTCACCCTCTACCTCTGTTGAGAGCGGTCATGCGCTGTCGCCATTTTCTGCCCGGCCCGGCAAGCCTGATGCTCGTAGGTTCGATGGCGACTCCCATCATGTTGGCGGCCCCGACCCCCGAAGCAGTCCAGCCCCAGGGTGGCAACATCGTTGAGCGCCTGCTTCCGTTCGCGAATGGCTCTGAAGATATCGCCACTGGAATGGTCCACTTGGATGGCTACCGGCTAGTCTCAATTACGGCACCTGTCATCCAATCAGAGAACCGTGGCTCGGGTACGCCGTCTCCCATCAAACAGCGAATTAGCATCGTTGAAGATCGCCTGCAGAGCTTGGTCAAAGAAAATCCAGAAACGCTTACCGTCACTCAGCAGATTGACGCAGCCACGCAGCTACCAGTGCTCTATGTTAACGGCCAGGAACTGATGACCGTCACGAATCAAGATGCCCTACTGTATTCTAGCGACCCAGATCAGTGGGCAACGGAGCTAGCGACCCTTCTGCAACAGGCCCTGCAGCGCGCCCAGCAAGAGCGACAGGCCGATTATCTCAGACAGCAAGCCCGATGGGCTGCCGGGATTGGCTTCGTGATGCTGGGAGGCGTCTTGTTGATGACTTGGCGGCAGCGATACCTCAAGACTCAACCATTCGATACGGCGACGACATCAAGTGCCGCAGAGGAGGCGACAGAAGCCGGTCAAACGAAAGATGCAGCCCTCACGATCAAAGATGGGAAGCAACTGCAGCATCGGCGCAATACCCGACGACTGAAGCTGTTGCTGCTGCAGCTAGGAAAATTTGCCTTAGTCGCTGGGGGCAGCTTTAGGATTCTGGGCTTGTTCCCTCAGACCCGGTGGCTACAGGTGATGGTCTTGATCGGTGCGAGGGTGCCTTTGCGACTACTGGGTATTGTTTTGCTGACCTATCTACTGATCAGAGTCAGCTTTGTCTTGATTGACCGACTCTTTGCTGCGTTTAGACAACAGCCTTTTCTTCCCTCTATCCGGTCGCAGCGCAGTACACTCCGCATCACCACTGTGGCTAGAGTGCTGCGTGGGGTGAGTGTCGTCATTCTCACCGGCATCGGTGCGCTGGGAATGCTTGCTGTTTTGGGCATTGACTTGGTGCCGCTGCTGGCGGGGGTCAGCGTGATTGGATTGGCGGTCTCTTTTGCGAGTCAGAGCCTGATCAAAGACACGATTAATGGCTTCTTTATTCTGCTAGAGGACCAGTATGGTGTGGGGGATATCATCGTTGTGGGTGCGGTTTCGGGGCTGGTGGAGCATATGAACCTACGGATTACGCAGCTCCGAGACAGTGAAGGACGCCTAATTACGGTGCCCAACAGCATGGTCGATATCGTCCAGAATCTTTCAAAGGACTGGTCGCGGGTCGATTTGTTTATTGATGTGGCCTACAGTGCAGATCCAGAACAGGCGCTAGCGGTGGTCAAGCAGGTCGCGGCAGATTTATATTGCGATCGCAACTGGAGCCAAGAAATCCTGGAGCCGCCTGATGTTTTAGGAATCGAGAACCTGACCCACACCGGTATGACCATCCGCACCTGGATCAAAACGGTGCCGCTCTCTCAGTGGAATGTTTCCCGTGAATTTCGTCGTCGCCTAAAGCTGCAGTTAGATGCGGCTAACATTGCGATTGGCATCCCTCAACAGAGAATCACAACGGAGAATGGAGCAAGCTATCCCACACAGAGAATTGATTCAGGGATCACCCTTAACAAATCTGAAGAGTAA